From Kineosporia succinea, the proteins below share one genomic window:
- a CDS encoding GNAT family N-acetyltransferase: MVTIRPYRPEDRSAVYDICVRTGAAGEDARGRHSTDDLLGDLFAGPYVTLEPQWAFVLDDEGDVTGYVIGTADTAALVERWTGEWVPYLEERYPEPRAGSDRSILRFGLHPERMLLPELAGHPAHLHIDLLPRAQGGGLGRQLIATFLRELAAAGVPAVHLGVDPANVRALGFYAHLGFREIPTAVPGLHLGRATGEL, translated from the coding sequence ATGGTCACGATCCGCCCGTACCGGCCCGAAGACCGCTCCGCCGTCTACGACATCTGCGTCCGCACCGGCGCCGCCGGCGAGGACGCGCGCGGGCGGCACAGCACCGACGATCTGCTGGGCGACCTGTTCGCCGGTCCCTACGTGACGCTCGAACCGCAGTGGGCGTTCGTGCTCGACGACGAGGGTGACGTCACCGGCTACGTGATCGGCACCGCCGACACCGCCGCCCTGGTCGAACGATGGACCGGGGAGTGGGTGCCCTACCTCGAGGAGCGATACCCCGAGCCGCGCGCCGGGTCCGACCGGTCGATCCTGCGCTTCGGCCTGCACCCCGAGCGGATGCTGCTGCCCGAACTCGCCGGGCACCCGGCCCATCTGCACATCGACCTGCTGCCCCGCGCTCAGGGCGGCGGCCTCGGGCGTCAGCTCATCGCCACCTTCCTGCGTGAGCTCGCGGCGGCCGGGGTTCCCGCCGTGCACCTGGGCGTCGACCCGGCCAACGTCAGGGCCCTGGGGTTCTACGCCCACCTCGGCTTCCGCGAGATCCCGACCGCCGTCCCGGGCCTGCACCTGGGACGCGCGACCGGCGAGCTGTGA
- a CDS encoding DUF4253 domain-containing protein, whose product MPTTPGLPPELQELFDRSDASRSLTVVLPPGRTVRGDGTPALWLSDDPATLDLWRSFRAEEPHSGLTPLLLDHLDGDPARPWDDGELWPGDMSSPGEHDPAEVLAEWWDEHTERDEDDDLTPDERLEVTAPFGDRWPGLAPRRNGAVEPEEQADRCAARVLREKPHLRLGLVAARGGSDALTAAGWQGAVNYVNDTAMISAVLRSWEERFGARVIAVGFADLYVSVAAPPATKDEALRVAAEHFAFCPDNVWATSLAEYADDLLGDPVWRFWWD is encoded by the coding sequence GTGCCGACGACCCCCGGGCTGCCGCCCGAGCTGCAGGAGCTGTTCGACCGGAGCGACGCGAGCCGTTCCCTGACCGTGGTCCTCCCGCCGGGGCGAACGGTGCGAGGTGACGGGACTCCCGCGCTCTGGTTGAGCGATGATCCCGCGACGCTCGATCTGTGGCGCTCGTTCCGGGCCGAGGAGCCCCACAGCGGCCTGACACCCCTCCTGCTCGACCATCTCGACGGCGACCCGGCCCGCCCCTGGGACGACGGCGAGCTCTGGCCGGGCGACATGTCGTCACCCGGCGAACACGATCCGGCCGAGGTGCTCGCCGAGTGGTGGGACGAGCACACCGAGCGGGACGAGGACGACGACCTCACCCCGGACGAGCGCCTGGAGGTCACCGCGCCGTTCGGCGACCGGTGGCCGGGGCTGGCGCCTCGCAGGAACGGGGCGGTCGAGCCCGAGGAGCAGGCCGACCGGTGCGCGGCACGGGTTTTGAGGGAGAAGCCACATCTGCGGCTGGGGCTCGTCGCGGCCCGAGGGGGCAGCGACGCCCTGACCGCCGCGGGGTGGCAGGGGGCGGTCAACTACGTGAACGACACGGCGATGATCTCGGCGGTGCTGCGATCGTGGGAAGAGCGTTTCGGCGCTCGCGTGATCGCCGTGGGCTTCGCCGATCTGTACGTCAGCGTCGCCGCGCCCCCGGCCACCAAGGACGAGGCGCTGCGGGTCGCGGCCGAGCACTTCGCGTTCTGCCCCGACAACGTCTGGGCGACGTCGCTGGCCGAGTACGCCGACGATCTGCTCGGCGACCCGGTGTGGCGCTTCTGGTGGGACTGA
- a CDS encoding EamA family transporter: protein MKPLSYGLLCALLAAAFFGTSGSLAKPLLDGGWSPVAAVTLRALVGAALLAPVALVTVRGRWRVLWQARSRVLLMGVAGVACTQLAYFAAIQTIPVSTALLIEFLAPLILVAYAWASTRRTPSAPVLLGSALAVGGLLLVIGPGALRPVDPLGLAFAFTAALGCAVYFAVAAQAGDGLPPVALAASGLLVGGVTLALVGASGLLTFTVEFGDLDMFGATTPWWVPLLLLAVIGTAVAYAAGITASAALGSRLASFAGLLEVAFAALFAWVLLGENLGLLQILGGALILGGIAAVRSERTDAPVTEPLTETLR, encoded by the coding sequence ATGAAGCCCCTGTCGTACGGACTGCTCTGCGCCCTGCTGGCCGCCGCGTTCTTCGGCACCTCCGGCAGCCTGGCGAAACCCCTTCTGGACGGTGGCTGGTCACCGGTCGCGGCCGTGACCCTGCGCGCCCTGGTCGGCGCGGCCCTTCTCGCCCCCGTCGCCCTGGTCACGGTGCGCGGACGCTGGCGGGTGCTGTGGCAGGCCCGCTCCCGGGTCCTGCTCATGGGCGTCGCCGGCGTGGCCTGCACCCAGCTGGCGTACTTCGCGGCGATCCAGACCATCCCGGTCTCCACCGCGCTGCTCATCGAGTTCCTGGCCCCGCTGATCCTGGTCGCGTACGCCTGGGCCTCCACCCGCCGCACCCCGAGTGCACCCGTGCTGCTCGGGTCGGCCCTGGCCGTGGGCGGGCTGCTGCTGGTCATCGGCCCGGGCGCGCTGCGGCCGGTCGACCCGCTCGGCCTGGCGTTCGCGTTCACCGCGGCCCTGGGCTGCGCGGTGTACTTCGCGGTGGCGGCCCAGGCCGGTGACGGCCTGCCCCCGGTCGCGCTGGCCGCGTCCGGGCTGCTCGTCGGCGGCGTCACCCTGGCCCTGGTGGGCGCGAGCGGGCTGCTGACGTTCACCGTCGAGTTCGGCGACCTGGACATGTTCGGCGCCACCACGCCCTGGTGGGTGCCCCTGCTCCTGCTGGCCGTGATCGGCACGGCCGTGGCCTACGCCGCCGGGATCACCGCCTCGGCCGCGCTCGGCTCGCGCCTGGCCTCGTTCGCCGGCCTGCTCGAGGTGGCCTTCGCGGCCCTGTTCGCCTGGGTGCTGCTCGGCGAGAACCTGGGCCTGCTGCAGATTCTCGGCGGCGCGCTCATCCTGGGTGGCATCGCGGCGGTCAGGTCGGAGCGAACGGACGCACCGGTCACCGAACCTCTGACCGAGACACTTCGGTGA
- a CDS encoding CGNR zinc finger domain-containing protein, whose amino-acid sequence MHFAPDTEETLVFVADLGNTDPGATRAGDDELATVADLAALLVRYSYSGRIDHDEAELVAVRNTRDLLRRVWMLERDEAVREVNRMLRQARALPQLARHDGSDWHLHGAPPDAPLAQRVQVEAALAFVDVIRSGQTGRLRVCAAPDCTGLLLDLSRNGSKRFCGVRCGNRVNMTAFRERRQGAG is encoded by the coding sequence TTGCATTTTGCCCCTGACACGGAAGAGACGCTGGTGTTCGTCGCCGACCTCGGGAACACCGATCCGGGCGCCACCCGGGCCGGGGACGACGAGCTGGCGACCGTCGCGGACCTGGCCGCTCTGCTCGTCCGTTACTCGTACTCGGGGCGGATCGACCACGACGAGGCCGAGCTGGTGGCGGTGCGGAACACTCGCGATCTGCTGCGCCGGGTCTGGATGCTCGAGCGGGACGAGGCGGTGCGGGAGGTGAACCGGATGCTGCGCCAGGCCCGGGCCCTGCCCCAGCTGGCGCGGCACGACGGCTCGGACTGGCACCTGCACGGTGCCCCGCCCGACGCGCCGCTGGCCCAGCGCGTGCAGGTGGAGGCGGCGCTGGCCTTCGTCGACGTGATCCGCAGCGGGCAGACCGGCCGCCTGCGGGTGTGCGCGGCGCCCGACTGCACCGGGCTGCTGCTGGACCTGTCACGGAACGGGTCCAAGCGGTTCTGCGGGGTGCGGTGCGGAAACCGGGTGAACATGACGGCTTTTCGGGAGCGGCGTCAGGGCGCGGGATGA
- a CDS encoding Fpg/Nei family DNA glycosylase translates to MPELPEVESARAVIERLALNRTIVDVDDTDTYECRPHAPGQIRAALLGRTLTAAHRRGKSMWVDSSGDGPVVGIHLGMSGKIVISDGEGTEVDGGDYWERGRKPGDHRFTRFGVTFEDGGGLLLIDPRRLGRVRLDPPVEKLGPDAQFIRPDAFRALLASSGAPVKARLMDQDRIAGIGNLLADQILWAARVSPSRPADELDPDEVARLLRATRAAIRDAIAGGGVHTLKVVAYRKKAARCPRDRAPMVQGTVGGRTTWWCSEEQA, encoded by the coding sequence GTGCCTGAGCTGCCCGAGGTCGAGTCCGCGCGTGCCGTCATCGAGAGACTGGCCCTGAACCGCACGATCGTGGACGTCGACGACACCGATACCTACGAGTGCCGTCCGCACGCGCCCGGCCAGATCCGCGCCGCGCTGCTGGGCCGCACCCTGACGGCCGCGCACCGGCGGGGCAAGAGCATGTGGGTGGACTCGTCCGGTGACGGGCCCGTGGTCGGGATCCACCTGGGGATGTCCGGCAAGATCGTGATCAGCGACGGCGAGGGCACCGAGGTCGACGGTGGTGACTACTGGGAGCGGGGCCGGAAACCGGGTGACCACCGCTTCACCCGGTTCGGCGTGACCTTCGAGGACGGCGGCGGTCTGCTGCTCATCGACCCGCGCCGGCTGGGCCGGGTACGCCTGGACCCGCCGGTCGAGAAGCTCGGCCCGGACGCCCAGTTCATCAGGCCCGACGCCTTCCGGGCGCTGCTGGCGTCCAGCGGTGCACCGGTCAAGGCGCGGCTGATGGACCAGGACCGGATCGCGGGCATCGGCAACCTGCTGGCCGACCAGATCCTCTGGGCCGCCCGCGTCAGCCCGTCCCGCCCGGCCGACGAGCTGGATCCCGACGAGGTCGCCCGGTTGCTGCGCGCGACCCGGGCCGCGATCCGCGACGCGATCGCCGGCGGGGGAGTGCACACCCTGAAAGTCGTGGCCTACCGCAAGAAGGCGGCTCGCTGCCCCCGGGACCGGGCGCCGATGGTGCAGGGCACGGTCGGTGGGCGCACGACCTGGTGGTGCAGCGAGGAACAGGCCTGA
- a CDS encoding elongation factor G: MSRPTRCLTLGVVAHVDAGKTSLTERLLFATGASTFLGSVDAGTTRTDSMDLERRRGITIRASVTAFALGDLTVTLVDTPGHPDFIAEVERSIGVLDAAVLVVSAVEGVQSQTVQIWRALRRAGVPTLIFVNKVDRSGADTANVLRQITNHLTDTPVPLTRADHEGRPDASVRALDLTAEPVVTALAGVNDEVLEDYVHERLPGSEQLDKLLWASIPAVTPVLFGSALTGAGLDELLKALRRLPVSPADLFGEPTATVFAIDRDEQGRRRTWVRVWRGRLVHRYRYAFGEGRTQLVTALSVSTAGGLRPAHEISAGQVGAVAGLTHARIGDVLGPGSGRPTTRFPPATVRALVEPVDASRRTQAFQALQELAEEDPLINLELSETDQEAAISLYGEVQQEVIAAVLAERFGVQVRFSGQSVLHKERLRGPGSAVERLGENGNPYLAGLGLRVEPGPENSGVTFSAGQEPGRLPTAFIAATQEGVRRALRAGRFGWEVLDFHVSMTFSQYCPRQSRPHEKFNKSISTVAGDFRHLAPVVLHTALARAGTYVCHPVDRFELEVPEPALPAVLAALARLGAEVTGSQGDVLTGFVQSARGPELSRGLPDLTSGHGILTTRFDHYDASRSPQSAVRPRRGADPADRTAWFRSHPR, translated from the coding sequence ATGTCCCGTCCCACCCGCTGCCTCACCCTCGGCGTCGTCGCCCATGTTGACGCCGGCAAGACCAGCCTGACCGAACGGCTGCTGTTCGCCACCGGCGCGTCCACCTTCCTCGGGAGCGTCGACGCCGGCACCACCCGCACCGACTCGATGGACCTCGAGCGCCGTCGCGGCATCACCATCCGCGCGTCCGTCACGGCCTTCGCCCTGGGCGACCTGACCGTGACGCTCGTGGACACTCCCGGCCACCCGGACTTCATCGCCGAGGTCGAGCGCTCGATCGGGGTGCTCGACGCGGCCGTGCTCGTGGTGTCCGCCGTCGAGGGCGTGCAGTCGCAGACCGTGCAGATCTGGCGTGCCCTGCGCCGCGCCGGCGTTCCCACCCTGATCTTCGTGAACAAGGTCGACCGTTCGGGCGCCGACACCGCGAACGTGCTGCGGCAGATCACGAACCACCTCACCGACACACCCGTCCCCCTCACCCGGGCCGACCACGAAGGACGCCCCGACGCGTCCGTACGCGCTCTGGACCTCACCGCGGAGCCCGTGGTCACCGCACTGGCGGGCGTGAACGACGAGGTACTGGAAGACTATGTGCACGAACGCCTTCCGGGTTCCGAGCAGCTGGACAAGCTGCTCTGGGCCAGCATTCCCGCCGTGACCCCGGTGCTCTTCGGTTCGGCCCTGACCGGGGCGGGTCTCGACGAGCTGCTGAAAGCCCTGCGGCGCCTGCCCGTCTCACCCGCCGACCTCTTCGGTGAACCCACCGCCACCGTCTTCGCCATCGACCGCGACGAGCAGGGCCGGCGCCGTACCTGGGTGCGCGTGTGGCGAGGACGTCTCGTCCACCGTTACCGCTACGCGTTCGGTGAGGGGCGCACGCAACTGGTCACCGCGCTGTCGGTCAGCACCGCCGGTGGCCTGCGGCCGGCGCACGAGATCAGCGCCGGTCAGGTGGGTGCCGTGGCGGGACTCACGCACGCCCGTATCGGGGACGTCCTCGGGCCCGGCTCCGGGCGCCCCACCACCCGTTTCCCGCCGGCCACGGTGCGCGCCCTGGTCGAGCCGGTCGACGCCTCCCGGCGGACGCAGGCCTTTCAGGCGCTGCAGGAGCTCGCCGAGGAGGACCCGCTGATCAACCTGGAGCTCAGCGAGACCGACCAGGAGGCCGCGATCAGCCTGTACGGGGAGGTGCAGCAGGAGGTGATCGCGGCGGTCCTGGCCGAGAGGTTCGGCGTGCAGGTGCGTTTCAGCGGTCAGTCGGTGCTGCACAAGGAACGTCTGCGCGGGCCGGGATCGGCGGTGGAACGGCTCGGGGAGAACGGCAACCCGTACCTGGCCGGGCTCGGGCTGCGCGTGGAACCCGGCCCGGAGAACAGCGGCGTGACGTTCTCGGCCGGCCAGGAACCCGGGCGCCTGCCGACCGCGTTCATCGCCGCCACCCAGGAGGGCGTGCGCAGAGCCCTGCGGGCCGGGCGCTTCGGCTGGGAGGTGCTCGACTTCCACGTCAGCATGACCTTCTCGCAGTACTGCCCCCGTCAGAGCCGCCCGCACGAGAAGTTCAACAAGTCGATCTCCACGGTGGCGGGCGACTTCCGCCACCTGGCCCCGGTGGTGCTGCACACCGCCCTGGCCCGGGCGGGCACCTACGTGTGCCACCCGGTCGACCGCTTCGAGCTGGAGGTCCCCGAACCCGCCCTGCCCGCCGTGCTCGCCGCCCTGGCCCGCCTGGGCGCCGAGGTCACCGGTTCACAGGGTGACGTGCTGACCGGTTTCGTGCAGTCGGCGCGGGGGCCCGAGCTCAGCCGCGGCCTGCCCGACCTGACCTCCGGCCACGGCATCCTGACCACCCGCTTCGACCACTACGACGCCTCCCGCTCACCGCAGAGCGCGGTGCGTCCCCGTCGCGGCGCGGATCCGGCCGACCGCACGGCCTGGTTCCGCAGCCACCCTCGGTAG
- the uxaC gene encoding glucuronate isomerase: MATTLTLHPDRALPADPATRGLARRIHAHTAALPLVSMHGHVEAQVLADDVPFGDPAALLVTPDHYVTRMLVSQGVAPHELGVRGPGDPATGPREIWRTFCTHWNLFRGTPSRFWLEHELVEVFGVDVRPGAGTADQIFDRITAVIGDPAFRPRALLDRFGIEVLATTDPATARLEHHAKLAADGYGQRVIPTFRPDALVHLGRPSWRADAALLAEVSGIDTGSYDGYLEALRARRAAFVEAGALATDHGHLGTDTTPLSRTDASTIYRDALAGDVSAQEADAFAGHMLHAMAGMSRDDGLVMQLHPGVLRDHHEAAFGAYGPDRGWDIPVHTEYTRSLRPLLNDFGTDPGFRVILFTVDETSYSRELAPLAGVYPSVRLGAPWWFLDSPHAMRRFRESATETAGFHNTSGFVDDTRAFASIPARHDLSRRIDAGYLASLVVEHRLDEDEAFETATDLAYHLPKRAYAPRG; this comes from the coding sequence ATGGCAACGACGCTGACCCTGCACCCCGACCGCGCCCTCCCCGCCGACCCGGCCACGCGCGGGCTGGCCCGGCGCATCCACGCCCACACCGCCGCCCTGCCGCTGGTGAGCATGCACGGGCACGTCGAGGCCCAGGTCCTGGCCGACGACGTCCCCTTCGGCGACCCGGCCGCGCTGCTGGTCACGCCCGACCACTACGTCACCCGCATGCTCGTGTCGCAGGGCGTCGCCCCGCACGAGCTCGGGGTGCGCGGCCCGGGCGATCCCGCCACCGGGCCCCGCGAGATCTGGCGCACCTTCTGCACCCACTGGAACCTGTTCCGCGGCACCCCGTCCCGGTTCTGGCTGGAACACGAGCTGGTCGAGGTCTTCGGCGTCGACGTGCGCCCCGGCGCCGGGACCGCCGACCAGATCTTCGACCGGATCACCGCCGTGATCGGCGACCCGGCGTTCCGTCCCCGGGCCCTGCTCGACCGGTTCGGCATCGAGGTCCTGGCCACCACCGACCCGGCCACCGCCCGGCTGGAGCACCACGCGAAGCTCGCCGCCGACGGCTACGGGCAGCGCGTGATCCCCACCTTCCGCCCCGACGCCCTGGTGCACCTCGGCCGGCCGTCCTGGCGTGCGGACGCGGCCCTGCTCGCCGAGGTCTCGGGCATCGACACCGGTTCCTACGACGGGTATCTCGAGGCCCTGCGGGCGCGGCGCGCCGCGTTCGTCGAGGCCGGGGCCCTGGCCACCGACCACGGCCACCTCGGCACCGACACCACCCCGCTCAGCCGCACCGACGCGTCCACCATCTACCGCGACGCCCTCGCCGGTGACGTGAGCGCCCAGGAGGCAGATGCTTTCGCCGGTCACATGCTGCACGCGATGGCCGGGATGTCGCGCGACGACGGGCTGGTGATGCAACTGCACCCGGGCGTGCTGCGCGACCATCACGAGGCCGCGTTCGGCGCCTACGGGCCTGACCGCGGGTGGGACATCCCGGTGCACACCGAGTACACGCGCTCACTGCGCCCGCTGCTCAACGACTTCGGCACCGATCCCGGTTTCCGGGTCATCCTCTTCACGGTCGACGAGACCAGCTACAGCCGCGAGCTGGCGCCGCTGGCCGGGGTGTACCCGAGCGTGCGCCTGGGCGCGCCCTGGTGGTTCCTCGACAGCCCGCACGCCATGCGGCGGTTCCGCGAGAGCGCCACCGAGACGGCCGGTTTCCACAACACGTCGGGCTTCGTCGACGACACCCGGGCGTTCGCCTCGATCCCGGCGCGCCACGACCTGTCCCGCCGGATCGACGCCGGGTACCTGGCCTCGCTCGTGGTGGAGCACCGGCTGGACGAGGACGAGGCGTTCGAGACCGCCACCGACCTGGCCTACCACCTGCCGAAACGGGCCTACGCACCGCGCGGTTAG